The Crocosphaera subtropica ATCC 51142 genome includes a window with the following:
- the grxC gene encoding glutaredoxin 3: MAANVEIYTWSTCPFCLRAKALLVKKGVDFTEYCIDGDEDARDEMAQRANGKRSVPQIFINDRHVGGCDELYDLDSTGELDSLLENSAA, from the coding sequence ATGGCAGCTAACGTTGAAATTTATACTTGGAGTACCTGTCCCTTTTGTCTGCGAGCAAAAGCTTTATTAGTGAAAAAAGGCGTAGACTTCACAGAATATTGTATTGATGGGGATGAAGATGCTAGGGACGAAATGGCCCAACGGGCTAACGGAAAACGCAGTGTACCCCAAATTTTTATCAACGATCGCCATGTGGGGGGATGTGATGAATTATACGATCTAGATTCGACTGGGGAACTCGATAGCTTATTGGAGAACTCAGCAGCCTAA
- the gshB gene encoding glutathione synthase — protein sequence MKFAFIIDPIANLNPVHDSTVAIMEAAQNLGHEVWITEVHQLSVIDGKAWAVLSQVQLTSVTLQNGKWVSVSQWYQVSPGELRSLEDMDAVWMRKDPPVTIRYLYATYILELIDPTKTVVINSPQGLREANEKMYTLQFYSVMPETVVSLDKKVIRQFVEEKQQAVLKPLGGKAGEGILFLEPGDRNFNSIIEVSTYHGQEPVMVQRFLPEAKNGDKRIILLDGKPIGAVNRVPTGQEFRGNMAVGGRVEKTQLTPREEHICEVVGPRLRKNGLYFVGIDVIGGYLTEVNVTSPTGIREIDLLDGTNLGIEVVEWLTQVCSK from the coding sequence ATGAAATTCGCTTTTATTATTGATCCCATTGCTAACCTTAATCCTGTTCATGATAGCACTGTGGCTATTATGGAAGCAGCCCAAAATTTAGGCCATGAAGTCTGGATCACCGAAGTTCATCAATTAAGTGTTATTGATGGGAAAGCTTGGGCCGTTTTATCTCAAGTGCAGTTAACGTCTGTGACCTTACAAAACGGAAAATGGGTGAGTGTGTCCCAGTGGTATCAAGTGTCTCCAGGAGAATTACGCTCTCTTGAGGACATGGACGCAGTGTGGATGCGAAAAGATCCCCCAGTGACCATTCGTTATCTGTATGCGACTTATATCCTCGAATTAATTGATCCGACCAAGACCGTGGTGATTAATTCCCCTCAAGGGTTGCGAGAAGCCAACGAGAAAATGTACACCCTACAATTTTACTCGGTGATGCCTGAAACCGTGGTTAGTTTGGATAAGAAGGTTATTCGGCAGTTTGTAGAGGAGAAACAACAGGCCGTGTTGAAACCGTTAGGGGGTAAAGCAGGGGAAGGAATTTTATTTTTAGAACCCGGCGATCGCAATTTTAATTCGATTATTGAAGTGAGTACCTATCACGGTCAAGAACCGGTCATGGTTCAGCGATTTTTACCCGAAGCCAAAAACGGCGATAAACGCATTATCCTTTTAGATGGTAAACCCATTGGGGCGGTGAATCGAGTCCCCACGGGTCAAGAGTTTCGGGGTAATATGGCAGTGGGTGGACGGGTTGAAAAAACGCAATTGACCCCTAGGGAAGAGCATATTTGTGAGGTTGTGGGGCCAAGATTGCGGAAAAATGGCTTATATTTTGTTGGTATTGATGTGATTGGCGGTTATTTAACGGAGGTTAATGTTACCAGTCCCACCGGTATTCGAGAAATTGATCTCCTCGATGGTACGAATTTAGGTATAGAAGTGGTTGAGTGGTTAACTCAGGTTTGTTCTAAATAA